The DNA region GCTGCTCGCCGGGGCGACCGGGACGGACCTGGCGACGCTGACGGGCAGGTCCTTCGCCTCCGGTGCTGACCCGTTCACGACCGGGGTCGTCACGGCGCTGGGCCTGTTCGTCGGGCTCCCCGCATACGTGCTCGTCACGCACGCGCTCGTCCAGCGAACCCTCCGGTCGGCCGCGAGTCCGGCTGTGACCATCGGGCTGACGACGCTGCTGGTCGGGACAGTCGGGCCGACGGGGCTGGTCTCCGGGGGGCTCCCGCTGCGAGTCGCGGCCGTGACGCTACTGCTGGTCGCCAGCATCGCGCTGCCGGTGTACGCCGCCGACGCGTTCGACCGCACGTGGCTGTCGGCGCTTTCGGCGCTCCCGCTCGCGATGTTCGCCGCCGGTGCGCTCTTCCAGTGGGTTACCGGACTCGACGGTGTCGCCGGCGCGGCGCTCGGCCTCGCGGAGGTCGGCCTCGTGGGGGTCAGTGCCTACGCCTACGAGCGGACGGAGTCGCTGTTCCCGCCGGCGCTGGCCTACGCGGCGTTCGTCGTCGCCAGGGACGCGGTCGCGTTCCTGGCCGGGACCGGCGGGGTCTGACCCCCTCCTTCACAGCGTGTCCAGCACGCCCAGCACCCGTTCCTCCGTCTCACGGTCGGGCCCCTCCTGGGCTTCGTCGGCCTCCCGCTCCGGCGTCGCCTCGACGGTCTCGGCGACCGCTTCCCTCGGCGACTGGGGTTCCCACCCGAGCGAGCGCAGTTTGTTCGTGTCCAGCACGTGCGGCGGGTCGCGATACAGCGGGAAGTCGCCCGGTTCCAGCCCGCCCGCGGCGAGTTCGCGCTCGCCCGCGGTGACGACTTCGACCTCCGTATCGAGCGCGTCGGCGACGGTCTCGACGGTCTCCCGGAGGGTCTGGAGCCGCCAGTCGCCGACGTTGTACGCCTCGCCGGGCGTCCCCTCCTCGGCGACCACCCGGAGCGCGCGGGCGACGTTCTCGACGCCCACGCGGTGCCAGAGGTTGGTGCCGTCGCCGGGGACGAGCACGCGGTCGTAGTTCGCCACGCGCTGGACCCAGTAGTCGAACCGCCGGGTGTAGTCGTGGGGACCGTAGACGACGCAGGGGCGGACGCTCATCGCGTTCACACCGTCTTCGGCGGCGGCGAAGACGGCGCGGTCGCCCTCGGCCTTGCGCGCGCCGTAGCTCTCCTGGGAGTCGTCGGTCGCCTGCTGCTCGGTACAGGGTTCGAGCGGCGTCTCGTCCTCCCGCTTGGGCACGTCCTCGGCGCCGTAGGCGGCACCGCTGGAGACGTAGACGTAGGCGTCGACGTCGTCGAAGGCGCGGGCGGCGGCTCGTACGTCTCGGGGCTGGTACGCGACGAGGTCGACGACCACGTCGGGGTCGCGGGCCGCCGCGTCGGCGAGGTCGCCGTCGTCGGTGCGGTCGCCCCGCAGGTGGTCGACCGCCCCGTCGTCGGCGAACGGGCTCTCGTGTTCGCCGCGGTGGAAGACGGTCACGTCGTAGCCGGCGTCGCGGAACTCGCGGACGGCGCGGCGGCCGATGAAGCGGGTGCCGCCGACGAACAGCGCGTGTCGCGTCATGCGAGAGCGTGGGCGCTCCCGGCGGTAAAGTCCGGCGACCCCGGTCGGCGGGAGCCGGGCCCGGACGGAGCGTCGAGAGGGGAATCGGGCCCGAGTCGGTCCGGTCCCGCTCGACGGCGACTTCGCAGCTGAGCGCCCCGTTATACGGTGAATAACAACGGGGATTCGAGTGTGAGTGGTTCACATGAAGTGTGCGAACTGTCGGGCGGACGGGGAACCAGCGTACACGCTCCGGGCACACGTCGACGGCGACGACGGCGACGACGAGGAGGCCAGGACCGACGGGGGAGCGAACGCGACGGTGGACCTGCCCTTCTGCTCGCTGGAGTGTCTGACGGCCTGGACCTGAACGGGGCGGCACCGGGGCTCGAACGGAGCCAAAGAGCTATCCGGGCGGGCGCGCCAGCAACCGGCATGGAAAACGTCCACCCGGGACAGCGCGTCGCGGTGCTCGCCGACGCGCAGAACCTCTATCACACCGCTCGCAGCCTCTACACGCGCAACATCGACTACGCCGAGCTGCTCGACGCCGCCGTCGCCGACCGCCAGCTGACCCGCGCCGTCGCCTACGTCATCCGCGCCGACGCCCCCGAAGAGGAGTCCTTCTTCGACGCCCTGGTCGACATCGGCTTCGAGACCCGCATCAAGGACATCAAGACCTTCGGCGACGGCTCGAAGAAGGCCGACTGGGACGTGGGGATGAGCCTCGACGCCGTGACGCTCGCCAACCACGTCGACACCGTCGTCCTCGCGACCGGGGACGGCGACTTCTCGCGGCTGTGTTCGCACCTCCGCCACGAGGGCGTCCGGACCGAAGTGATGGCCTTCCAGGAGTCGACCGCCGAGGAACTGGTCGCCGCCGCCGACGAGTTCACCGACATGAGCGAGGACACCGACCGGTTCCTGCTCTGAACGGACCTGCCGGCGCTCCGTGTACGGTGGCGCTCGAAAAAACGGGTAGTGCGGTCTACTCCTCGTCGTCGTCCGCGTCGTCGCTCGCGTCCGCATCCGACTCGTCGCTCGCCTGCAGGTCCGTCAGGTCGGCGTTGGGCGCGTTGCGCTTGACGCTCCGCAGGCCCTCGATGGCGCCCGTCCGCGAGGCGTAGCCCTGGCCGCTGTCGCCGAGGATCTGTCCGTTCTCGTGGCGCAGCCGCCAGCGGAACTCCCCGGCCGAGTCCTCGAACACCTCGAAGGCGGCGTCGCTGTAGTCCAGCGCGGTCGCCTCGTCGACGTACTCGCGGACCCGCTCGATCGAGTCGCGGGCGCCGCGCTCGGAGGCGAAGCCCTGGCCGCCGTCGGCGATGATCTCGTCGTTGCTCGCGACGAGCCGCCAGCGGTACTCCCCGGCCGCGTCCTCGAAGACCTCGAAGGCGTCGCGGTCGGCGGCGGTCTCGCGGACCCGCTCGACGCCGTCCTGGGCGTTGGTGCGCGAGGCGTA from Halosimplex halophilum includes:
- a CDS encoding NAD-dependent epimerase/dehydratase family protein; translated protein: MTRHALFVGGTRFIGRRAVREFRDAGYDVTVFHRGEHESPFADDGAVDHLRGDRTDDGDLADAAARDPDVVVDLVAYQPRDVRAAARAFDDVDAYVYVSSGAAYGAEDVPKREDETPLEPCTEQQATDDSQESYGARKAEGDRAVFAAAEDGVNAMSVRPCVVYGPHDYTRRFDYWVQRVANYDRVLVPGDGTNLWHRVGVENVARALRVVAEEGTPGEAYNVGDWRLQTLRETVETVADALDTEVEVVTAGERELAAGGLEPGDFPLYRDPPHVLDTNKLRSLGWEPQSPREAVAETVEATPEREADEAQEGPDRETEERVLGVLDTL
- a CDS encoding LabA-like NYN domain-containing protein; translation: MENVHPGQRVAVLADAQNLYHTARSLYTRNIDYAELLDAAVADRQLTRAVAYVIRADAPEEESFFDALVDIGFETRIKDIKTFGDGSKKADWDVGMSLDAVTLANHVDTVVLATGDGDFSRLCSHLRHEGVRTEVMAFQESTAEELVAAADEFTDMSEDTDRFLL